Proteins encoded together in one Flavobacterium keumense window:
- a CDS encoding SusC/RagA family TonB-linked outer membrane protein yields MKLKFKWIYTLLLALSMQFSFAQEKTVSGVVSDASGPVPGANVVVKGTKNGVQTDFDGKFAIKAKVGDVLVVSFVGMQDVSAKVGASNTINFKLQQGNTLDEVVVVGYGQIKKRNEVTGNVTTVNADKIKAAPMVSVDQALQGNVAGLQMATTSGTPGSTQDIRIRGRNSINAGNDPLFVIDGIPMINSNFSGSSNISSLSTLSSIAADNIESMTVLKDAGATSVYGARGANGVILITTKKGKKGDAKFSLSSSVGFQNNAVAGLRPFTGAEKKELLLEAIYNTYGTTYNFTEDGALAWATTNLASGTSAMRAWIAAGSKEYDWTKLMKNEDALINNLDFSVSAGDDKSTLYASVGYNKTEATVIGSDFKRISANLNYTRKLTDKWDLKTSINVSDVKQAGVLEQGAFFSNPNLTRYFMSPWNAPYNADGTYFLPATGLHNSLYTAKNNIRANELTRLMSNNSVSYKISKNLTYNGGISFDYTMNSYKGFNDAIHGDGVAYGGTSSASVSRNFNYVAQNSVDYRLALGENHKLDFKGLIEFQKNKLNFISAYGEVLPLGFTNVANAAANKDASSSFDDWSNLSYLGIANYKFQDRFLLDLTARREGSSRFSEATRWGSFFSVGGAWNVDKENFMKKLSFVDLFRLRASYGTTGNNSIGLNEFQTLLGTSSYNNQGGMFPSQFGTTGLTWEIQKKLDAGIEFGLFDNRITGSVAYYNNNSNDLLLSLPMSLTTGHTSQTKNLGKLNNKGFEFELDLDLIRSENFNWSIGGNYSTVKNEVTDMPIVNGTRITITGGTTRTEIGHPVAGWYMRKYAGVDPANGNALWYVNGVDGATTTNYNTAAQTWQGKSALPTYSGGFNTHIDLNNFYLDATLYVAGGHKVYEDWAAYTQGQGTTTLVSYNGSEPLLARWQKAGDITNVPKVEYVATAGNAQATSTSTRFLHDGDFMRLRDVTVGYNFKSDFLSQIKLDGLSFSLRGTNLLTWVKDKDLKYDPEVRADGFTRLSSPPVKSVVFSINVKF; encoded by the coding sequence ATGAAATTAAAATTCAAGTGGATTTATACGCTTTTACTAGCGTTGTCTATGCAGTTTTCTTTTGCTCAAGAGAAAACAGTTTCTGGGGTTGTTTCAGATGCATCTGGTCCCGTTCCTGGCGCTAATGTAGTCGTTAAAGGAACAAAAAATGGAGTACAAACTGATTTTGATGGTAAGTTTGCTATCAAAGCTAAAGTAGGTGATGTATTGGTAGTTTCTTTTGTGGGGATGCAAGATGTTTCTGCAAAAGTAGGTGCTTCTAATACTATAAACTTCAAGCTTCAGCAAGGTAACACCCTTGATGAAGTAGTTGTTGTTGGGTATGGCCAAATTAAGAAAAGAAATGAAGTGACAGGAAACGTTACTACTGTGAACGCTGATAAAATTAAGGCGGCTCCTATGGTTTCTGTAGATCAGGCCTTACAAGGTAATGTTGCTGGATTACAAATGGCCACTACTTCAGGTACACCAGGTTCTACTCAGGATATTCGTATTCGTGGTAGAAACTCGATTAACGCAGGGAATGATCCATTATTTGTAATTGATGGAATTCCAATGATTAACAGTAACTTTTCTGGATCTTCAAATATTAGTTCATTATCAACATTGTCTTCAATTGCTGCAGATAATATTGAATCTATGACAGTTTTAAAAGATGCTGGAGCAACTTCTGTATATGGAGCTAGAGGAGCTAATGGTGTAATTTTAATAACAACTAAAAAAGGTAAAAAAGGAGATGCTAAATTTAGTTTGAGTTCTAGTGTAGGGTTTCAAAATAATGCTGTTGCAGGTCTTAGACCTTTTACTGGTGCAGAGAAAAAAGAGTTGTTACTTGAGGCAATTTACAATACTTATGGTACTACCTATAATTTCACAGAGGATGGAGCCTTAGCTTGGGCAACAACAAATTTAGCTTCTGGAACAAGCGCAATGAGAGCATGGATTGCTGCTGGTTCTAAAGAATATGATTGGACTAAATTGATGAAAAACGAGGATGCATTAATTAATAATTTGGATTTCTCTGTATCTGCAGGGGATGATAAGTCTACTTTGTATGCTTCTGTTGGTTATAACAAAACAGAAGCAACTGTTATTGGTTCCGATTTTAAACGTATAAGTGCAAATTTGAACTATACTAGGAAATTAACAGATAAGTGGGATTTAAAAACAAGTATTAATGTTTCGGATGTTAAACAGGCAGGTGTTTTAGAACAAGGGGCTTTCTTCTCAAATCCTAATTTGACTAGATATTTCATGAGTCCTTGGAATGCTCCATATAATGCTGATGGGACTTATTTTTTGCCAGCAACAGGCTTGCATAACTCTTTGTATACTGCAAAAAACAATATCAGAGCTAATGAGTTAACTCGTTTAATGTCTAATAATTCAGTTTCATATAAGATTTCTAAAAATTTAACTTATAATGGAGGAATTTCATTTGATTATACCATGAATTCTTATAAAGGATTTAATGATGCAATACATGGAGATGGTGTAGCTTATGGTGGTACTTCTTCAGCTTCAGTATCTAGAAACTTTAATTATGTAGCTCAAAACTCTGTAGATTATCGTTTAGCTTTAGGAGAAAATCACAAATTAGATTTCAAAGGATTGATCGAATTCCAAAAAAATAAACTAAATTTTATTAGTGCCTATGGAGAAGTGTTGCCTCTAGGTTTTACAAATGTTGCTAATGCTGCGGCAAATAAAGATGCTAGTTCAAGTTTTGATGATTGGTCTAATTTGAGTTACTTAGGTATAGCGAATTATAAATTTCAAGATCGTTTCTTGTTAGATCTAACAGCAAGAAGAGAAGGTTCTTCTAGATTTAGTGAAGCAACAAGATGGGGAAGTTTCTTCTCCGTAGGAGGAGCTTGGAATGTTGATAAAGAGAACTTTATGAAAAAGTTATCTTTTGTTGATTTGTTTCGCTTGAGAGCTTCTTATGGAACAACAGGAAATAATTCTATTGGGTTAAATGAATTTCAGACTTTATTAGGAACAAGTAGCTATAATAATCAAGGAGGGATGTTTCCTTCTCAATTCGGTACAACTGGTCTTACATGGGAAATTCAAAAAAAGCTGGATGCAGGTATAGAATTTGGATTATTTGATAACAGAATTACAGGTTCGGTTGCATATTATAACAATAATTCAAACGATTTGTTATTAAGCCTACCGATGTCATTGACGACGGGTCATACTTCACAAACAAAAAATTTAGGTAAGTTAAATAATAAAGGTTTTGAATTTGAATTAGACCTTGATTTAATTCGATCAGAAAATTTTAATTGGAGTATTGGTGGTAATTATTCTACAGTTAAGAATGAAGTAACAGATATGCCAATAGTTAATGGTACAAGAATTACTATTACCGGTGGAACAACTAGAACTGAAATCGGACATCCTGTTGCAGGATGGTATATGAGAAAGTATGCAGGTGTTGATCCAGCTAACGGGAATGCTTTATGGTATGTTAATGGAGTTGATGGGGCTACTACTACGAATTACAATACGGCTGCACAAACATGGCAAGGTAAAAGTGCATTACCAACATATTCTGGCGGATTTAATACTCATATTGATTTGAATAATTTTTATTTAGACGCTACTTTGTATGTTGCTGGAGGTCACAAAGTGTATGAAGATTGGGCCGCATACACACAAGGACAAGGAACAACTACTTTAGTTTCTTATAACGGTTCTGAGCCGTTATTAGCAAGATGGCAAAAAGCTGGAGATATTACAAATGTTCCTAAAGTAGAGTATGTTGCTACTGCAGGAAATGCTCAAGCTACAAGTACATCTACTAGATTTTTACATGATGGTGATTTTATGAGATTAAGAGATGTGACAGTAGGTTATAATTTTAAATCAGATTTTTTATCTCAAATTAAATTAGATGGTTTGTCTTTCTCTTTAAGAGGAACAAATTTATTGACTTGGGTTAAAGATAAAGATTTAAAATATGATCCAGAAGTTCGTGCAGATGGTTTTACAAGACTATCTTCTCCACCTGTAAAGTCAGTTGTATTTTCAATCAATGTTAAATTCTAA
- a CDS encoding ribonuclease HII, whose product MLCKFYLTENLESGTDEAGRGCLAGPVTAAAVILPANFENKILNDSKTLSEKTREQLRPIIEEQAVSFAVTHLEPLVIDKINILNASIKAMQESILKLNPKPEYIIVDGNRFKPVLDIPHSCIVKGDAKYMSIAAASILAKTYRDEYMNRIHEEFPMYNWKQNKGYPTQEHREAIKKYGVTKYHRMSFRLLPEQLKLEI is encoded by the coding sequence ATGTTGTGTAAATTTTATTTAACAGAAAATTTAGAATCAGGAACTGACGAAGCTGGCCGTGGTTGTCTTGCAGGACCCGTAACAGCTGCAGCGGTAATTTTGCCTGCTAATTTTGAAAATAAAATTTTGAACGATAGCAAAACGTTATCTGAAAAAACTAGAGAACAATTACGCCCAATTATAGAAGAGCAAGCCGTTTCGTTTGCTGTAACTCATTTAGAACCATTAGTTATTGACAAAATAAACATTCTAAACGCTTCTATCAAAGCCATGCAAGAAAGCATTTTAAAACTCAATCCAAAACCGGAGTATATCATTGTGGACGGTAATCGGTTCAAGCCTGTGTTAGATATTCCGCACAGTTGTATCGTGAAAGGAGATGCTAAATATATGAGTATTGCTGCTGCTTCTATTTTGGCTAAAACGTACCGAGATGAATATATGAATCGGATTCATGAAGAATTCCCGATGTACAATTGGAAACAAAACAAGGGCTACCCAACACAAGAACACCGAGAAGCCATCAAAAAATATGGAGTAACCAAATACCACCGTATGAGTTTTAGATTATTGCCAGAGCAATTAAAACTAGAAATTTAA
- the lipB gene encoding lipoyl(octanoyl) transferase LipB, whose amino-acid sequence MNKQIQLYDLGNKDYKATWEYQEELFKGIVDLKIQNRKDETTLPTPNYFLFVEHPHVYTLGKSGDLSNLLLSGKQLEAKGATFYKINRGGDITYHGPGQIVGYPILDLENFFTDIHQYLRLLEEAIILTLAEYGLVCGRSEGETGVWLGVGTPFARKICAMGVRASRWVTMHGFALNVNVDLGYFDNIIPCGIRGKAVTSLNVELGVERVDEEEVKVKILHHFSQLFECSIIRPLDF is encoded by the coding sequence ATGAACAAACAAATCCAATTATACGATTTAGGCAACAAAGATTACAAAGCGACTTGGGAATACCAAGAGGAATTGTTCAAAGGCATTGTTGATCTAAAAATCCAAAATAGAAAAGACGAAACTACTTTGCCTACACCTAATTATTTTCTTTTTGTAGAGCATCCGCATGTATATACTTTGGGTAAAAGTGGCGATTTGAGTAATTTATTACTTTCCGGAAAACAATTGGAAGCTAAAGGAGCTACGTTCTACAAAATAAATCGGGGAGGAGACATAACCTATCATGGTCCGGGTCAAATTGTAGGATATCCTATCTTGGATTTGGAAAATTTCTTTACTGATATTCATCAATATTTACGATTGCTAGAAGAAGCCATCATATTAACATTAGCCGAATATGGTTTGGTTTGTGGTAGAAGTGAAGGAGAAACAGGTGTTTGGTTGGGGGTTGGAACGCCTTTTGCGCGAAAAATTTGCGCCATGGGTGTTCGTGCCTCTCGTTGGGTCACCATGCACGGATTTGCTTTAAATGTCAATGTGGATTTGGGGTATTTTGATAACATCATCCCGTGTGGAATTCGTGGAAAAGCAGTGACTTCTTTGAATGTAGAATTAGGAGTTGAAAGAGTAGATGAAGAAGAAGTGAAAGTTAAAATTCTACATCATTTTAGTCAATTGTTTGAATGTTCGATCATTAGACCATTAGATTTTTAG
- the lysS gene encoding lysine--tRNA ligase gives MALSEQEILRREALTELRNLGIEPYPAAEFTTTAYSSEILANFEKYEGKEVILAGRLMGKRIMGKASFAELKDAEGRIQVYVSRDDISDDEEKTMYNVVFKKLLDIGDFIGVRGTVFKTQVGEISVHVYGLTVLAKALKPLPVVKIDADGKIHDAFADPEQRYRRRYVDLTVNDHVKDTFIKRTKLFNAMRSFFNDKGYLEVETPVLQPIPGGAAARPFITHHNSLDIPLYMRIANELYLKRLIVGGFEGVYEFSKNFRNEGMDRTHNPEFTAMEIYVAYKDYNWMMNFTENLLEHCAIGVNGTSEVTFGEHKINFKAPYARVTMTDAIKQFTGFDISGKSEAELFVAAKGMGIDVDETMGKGKLIDEIFGAKCEGNYIQPTFITDYPKEMSPLCKRHRDNPELTERFELMVCGKEVANAYSELNDPIDQRERFEDQMRLAEKGDDEANGVIDEDFLRALEYGMPPTSGLGIGMDRLMMFLTNNSSIQEVLFFPQMRPEKKQVQIELTAEEKLIVDLLKANNNQMDLGELKAKSELSGKKWDAATKGLSQHKLIKVSVTGESKIMELIG, from the coding sequence ATGGCATTATCCGAACAAGAAATTTTACGTAGAGAAGCACTTACCGAATTACGCAATTTAGGTATTGAGCCGTATCCAGCAGCCGAGTTTACCACCACCGCCTATTCGAGCGAAATCCTTGCTAACTTCGAGAAATACGAAGGAAAGGAAGTGATTTTAGCCGGACGATTGATGGGAAAACGCATCATGGGAAAGGCCTCTTTTGCAGAATTGAAAGATGCCGAAGGACGTATTCAAGTGTATGTTTCAAGAGATGATATTTCGGATGATGAAGAAAAAACAATGTACAATGTGGTTTTCAAAAAACTGTTGGATATTGGTGATTTTATTGGAGTTCGCGGAACCGTTTTTAAAACACAAGTAGGCGAAATCTCGGTTCATGTATATGGTTTAACGGTTTTGGCGAAAGCCTTGAAACCGCTTCCAGTGGTTAAAATAGATGCCGATGGAAAAATCCACGATGCCTTTGCTGACCCTGAACAAAGATACCGTCGTCGTTATGTGGATTTAACGGTAAACGACCACGTAAAAGATACGTTCATTAAAAGAACTAAATTGTTCAATGCGATGCGTTCGTTTTTTAATGACAAAGGATATCTTGAAGTTGAAACACCTGTATTGCAACCAATCCCTGGTGGAGCTGCAGCGCGTCCTTTTATCACGCACCACAACTCGCTTGACATTCCGTTATACATGCGTATTGCCAATGAATTGTATTTGAAAAGATTGATTGTTGGTGGATTTGAAGGGGTGTATGAGTTCTCTAAAAACTTCCGTAACGAAGGGATGGACAGAACACACAACCCAGAATTTACCGCAATGGAAATATATGTAGCCTACAAAGACTACAACTGGATGATGAACTTTACCGAAAACCTGCTAGAGCATTGCGCTATTGGGGTTAACGGAACAAGTGAAGTGACTTTTGGCGAACACAAAATCAATTTCAAAGCACCGTATGCTCGTGTTACAATGACTGATGCTATCAAACAGTTTACAGGTTTTGATATTTCTGGTAAATCAGAAGCCGAATTGTTTGTTGCTGCCAAAGGCATGGGGATTGACGTGGACGAAACTATGGGTAAAGGGAAATTGATTGACGAAATTTTTGGCGCTAAATGCGAAGGAAATTATATTCAACCTACTTTCATCACGGATTATCCAAAAGAAATGAGTCCGCTTTGTAAAAGACACCGCGACAATCCAGAACTAACTGAACGTTTTGAATTGATGGTGTGCGGAAAAGAAGTAGCCAATGCCTACTCTGAATTGAATGACCCAATTGACCAAAGAGAACGTTTTGAAGATCAAATGCGTTTGGCTGAAAAAGGTGACGATGAAGCGAATGGTGTTATTGACGAAGATTTCTTGCGTGCTTTAGAATACGGTATGCCGCCAACTTCTGGATTAGGAATTGGAATGGACCGATTGATGATGTTCTTGACGAACAATTCGTCCATTCAAGAAGTATTGTTCTTCCCGCAAATGCGACCAGAGAAAAAGCAAGTTCAAATTGAATTAACCGCTGAAGAGAAATTAATTGTTGACTTGTTGAAAGCTAACAACAACCAAATGGATTTAGGCGAATTGAAAGCCAAATCAGAATTGAGCGGTAAAAAATGGGATGCTGCTACTAAAGGCTTATCACAACACAAATTGATCAAAGTGAGTGTTACTGGCGAAAGTAAAATAATGGAATTGATTGGGTAA
- a CDS encoding transporter: MKKIILFFILLFQLANATEKDSLQFRSPFAKFHDFLEDDCDACGCSASGGSMGFASMLNSNFIGIRYFNQNYKSTDGLYSNSLWYTENFNTTQVWARIPVRENLQVSVLLPYHSHNRVTATGNQAISGLGDVTLLAMYRLYQTHKDSTYLVHTWQMDGGLKLPTGKFNETNSGAINPSFQLGTGSWDYLLATEYIVRRKQFGLNTLLNYIIKTENQKSYRFGNQLNYATTFFYLYEKDAFSFAPQIGLAGENYESNYQYGQKLNKTAGNALFGKLGFEVGRNAFSLGVNAMLPIKQNLTGGNVEANYRWSVNLNYSL, encoded by the coding sequence ATGAAAAAAATAATACTCTTTTTTATCTTGCTTTTTCAATTGGCAAACGCCACCGAAAAAGATAGTTTACAGTTTAGAAGCCCGTTTGCAAAATTTCATGATTTTCTGGAAGACGATTGTGATGCTTGTGGGTGTTCTGCAAGTGGGGGCAGTATGGGTTTTGCTTCAATGTTAAATTCTAATTTTATTGGAATCCGCTATTTCAATCAGAACTATAAATCAACGGATGGTTTGTATAGTAATTCGCTTTGGTATACCGAAAACTTTAATACCACTCAAGTCTGGGCAAGAATTCCTGTGAGGGAGAATCTTCAAGTGTCGGTTTTACTTCCGTATCATTCACACAATAGAGTAACAGCAACAGGAAATCAGGCTATTAGTGGATTAGGGGATGTTACACTTTTAGCGATGTACCGTTTGTATCAAACCCACAAAGACAGCACTTATTTGGTTCACACTTGGCAAATGGACGGTGGATTGAAACTACCTACAGGAAAATTTAACGAAACCAATTCAGGAGCGATTAACCCAAGTTTTCAGCTAGGAACGGGTAGTTGGGATTATCTTTTGGCAACCGAATATATTGTTAGAAGAAAGCAATTTGGTTTGAATACCCTATTGAATTATATTATCAAAACCGAAAATCAAAAAAGTTATCGTTTTGGGAACCAATTGAATTATGCGACAACGTTTTTCTACTTATATGAAAAAGACGCTTTTTCTTTTGCTCCACAAATAGGTCTGGCTGGAGAAAATTACGAAAGCAATTATCAATACGGACAAAAGTTAAACAAAACTGCCGGAAACGCTTTGTTTGGAAAACTAGGTTTTGAAGTGGGTCGCAATGCTTTTTCTTTGGGTGTCAATGCAATGTTGCCTATCAAACAAAATTTAACAGGAGGCAATGTCGAGGCGAATTACCGCTGGAGTGTCAATTTGAATTATTCGTTGTAA
- a CDS encoding cytochrome-c peroxidase, producing MKTKILLLLILPLFWNCSNDQDDVYQNIPLEFKVPSNFPPLVYNLANNPPTQKGFELGKKLFYEGRLASDGIVSCGFCHLQEDAFTHHGHTFSHGVDNLVGTRNTPSIQNLGYQTAFMWDGAVTHLDLQAILPFTNPVEMNGDFSKAIAMMKGDAEYRKLFQLAFSDGQINSENMLKALGQFMVMVTSSNSRFDKYRRNEAGGTLSQQELDGYAIFNQKCASCHATDLFTDNSFRNNGLPVNPALNDVGRFRVTELPQDLHKFKVPSLRNVEKTAPYMHDGRLYTLEAVLDHYDSGVENSATLDPILNRNGRLGIALTAVEKTQLIAFLKTLTDTQYLTDKRFSEY from the coding sequence ATGAAAACAAAAATACTGTTGTTACTCATTTTACCATTATTTTGGAATTGTTCTAATGATCAAGACGATGTGTATCAAAATATTCCGTTAGAGTTCAAAGTACCATCCAATTTTCCTCCACTGGTGTATAATCTTGCCAATAACCCTCCTACTCAAAAAGGATTTGAATTGGGCAAAAAACTATTTTATGAAGGACGTTTGGCTTCAGATGGAATCGTTTCCTGTGGGTTTTGTCATTTACAAGAAGATGCTTTTACGCATCATGGACACACTTTTAGTCATGGAGTTGATAATTTAGTTGGCACAAGAAACACACCGTCAATTCAGAATTTAGGCTATCAAACCGCATTTATGTGGGATGGTGCAGTGACTCATTTGGATTTGCAAGCGATTTTACCTTTTACAAATCCGGTAGAAATGAATGGCGATTTTAGTAAAGCTATTGCTATGATGAAAGGAGATGCTGAGTATAGAAAATTATTTCAATTGGCTTTTTCCGATGGGCAAATCAATTCAGAAAACATGCTTAAAGCATTAGGACAATTTATGGTAATGGTAACTTCGTCCAATTCTCGTTTTGATAAATACCGACGCAATGAAGCAGGAGGTACTCTATCCCAACAAGAGCTAGATGGGTATGCTATTTTTAACCAAAAATGTGCAAGCTGTCACGCTACGGATTTGTTTACGGATAATTCCTTTCGAAATAATGGATTGCCAGTAAATCCTGCATTAAATGATGTAGGTCGATTTAGAGTTACTGAATTGCCGCAAGATTTGCATAAATTTAAAGTGCCAAGTTTGCGCAATGTTGAAAAAACAGCACCTTATATGCATGACGGTCGATTATATACTTTGGAAGCGGTTTTGGATCATTATGATTCAGGCGTTGAAAATTCGGCGACACTTGACCCAATTCTCAACAGAAATGGCCGATTAGGAATTGCATTAACTGCTGTTGAAAAAACACAATTGATTGCCTTTTTGAAAACGTTAACGGATACTCAGTATTTGACAGATAAACGTTTTTCTGAATATTAA
- a CDS encoding MbnP family protein, with translation MKFQLKKIVAVVVIAISLFSCSNNEEIITGEGNLKLEFDNTYGTANFAFNTEYTNSNGEKIKATQLKYIVSNIVLTKADGTTFTYPKSSSYFIVDEATLASQILNLSAIPAGDYVGVKFGIGVDRAQWELGATGQGDFLATAQTASMMWNWTGGYKFVNFEGSFTSPTVTTARNYRVHTGKTMVNNVENYNYAEIAITFPSIAKVRTTITPQVHILADAKKVIDGTNKIVLSEGTTADIMGGHA, from the coding sequence ATGAAATTTCAATTAAAAAAAATCGTAGCGGTTGTTGTAATCGCAATTAGCTTATTCTCTTGTTCAAATAATGAAGAAATAATCACAGGGGAAGGGAATTTAAAATTAGAATTTGATAATACCTATGGTACGGCAAATTTTGCTTTTAACACAGAGTATACTAATTCTAATGGAGAAAAAATTAAAGCAACACAACTAAAGTATATTGTGAGTAACATTGTATTGACCAAAGCAGATGGGACTACATTTACGTATCCAAAATCGAGTAGTTATTTTATTGTTGACGAAGCTACATTAGCAAGTCAGATTCTAAATTTATCTGCTATACCAGCGGGAGACTATGTAGGAGTAAAATTTGGTATAGGTGTAGATAGAGCACAATGGGAGTTGGGTGCTACAGGTCAAGGTGATTTTTTAGCGACCGCTCAAACTGCGTCAATGATGTGGAACTGGACAGGTGGATATAAATTTGTTAATTTCGAAGGTTCATTTACTTCTCCTACGGTTACAACTGCTAGAAATTATAGAGTTCATACTGGGAAGACAATGGTAAATAATGTAGAAAATTATAATTACGCCGAAATAGCTATTACTTTTCCAAGTATTGCAAAGGTTAGAACAACAATAACCCCACAAGTTCATATTTTGGCTGATGCTAAAAAAGTAATAGATGGGACCAACAAAATTGTACTTTCTGAAGGAACAACAGCCGATATAATGGGGGGGCACGCTTAG
- the hemL gene encoding glutamate-1-semialdehyde 2,1-aminomutase, with translation MIYQRSSQLFAEAEKVIPGGVNSPVRAFKAVGGTPIFVKSAKGAYLYDEDGNRLIDYINSWGPMVLGHAFEPVVEAVVAKTKLGTSFGMPTELETQIAALAVSMVPNIDKIRFVNSGTEACMSAIRLARGYTKRDKIIKFAGCYHGHSDSFLIQAGSGAITFGSPNSPGVTAGTAKDTLLARYNDLENVATLIEANKNEIAAIIVEPVAGNMGCIPPQKGFLEGLRQLCTDNGIQLIFDEVMTGFRLAKGGVQELFGIQADIVCFGKVIGGGLPVGAFAARSAIMNHLTPLGPVYQAGTLSGNPLAMAAGLAMLQALNDDATIFQRLEEKTAYLEAGIDRVLTANNVVFTINRVGSMISVHFDADPVVDFQSAAKGDNETFKKFFHGLLREGIYIAPSAYETWFITDALTYEDLDFTIQAIDKVAKTL, from the coding sequence ATGATATACCAAAGAAGCAGTCAGCTGTTTGCTGAAGCCGAAAAAGTAATTCCAGGAGGAGTGAATTCGCCAGTTAGAGCCTTCAAAGCAGTAGGGGGAACACCCATTTTTGTAAAAAGCGCCAAAGGGGCTTATTTGTATGATGAAGATGGCAACCGATTAATTGATTATATTAATTCTTGGGGCCCAATGGTTTTGGGACATGCTTTTGAGCCTGTTGTAGAGGCTGTTGTGGCAAAAACCAAATTAGGAACTTCTTTTGGAATGCCAACCGAATTAGAAACTCAAATTGCGGCTTTAGCCGTTTCTATGGTGCCTAATATTGATAAAATCCGTTTTGTAAATTCAGGAACAGAAGCGTGTATGAGTGCTATCCGATTAGCGCGCGGGTATACAAAAAGAGATAAAATCATCAAATTTGCAGGGTGTTATCACGGTCATTCAGATTCGTTTTTGATACAAGCGGGTAGTGGTGCTATTACTTTTGGGTCACCTAATAGTCCGGGTGTAACTGCAGGGACAGCAAAAGATACCTTATTGGCTCGTTACAATGATTTAGAGAATGTAGCTACTTTAATTGAAGCTAATAAAAATGAAATTGCAGCCATTATTGTGGAGCCAGTAGCTGGTAATATGGGGTGTATTCCTCCACAAAAAGGATTTTTAGAGGGCTTGCGCCAATTGTGTACGGATAATGGAATTCAGTTAATTTTTGACGAAGTAATGACTGGTTTTCGTTTGGCAAAAGGTGGAGTTCAAGAATTATTTGGAATTCAAGCGGATATTGTTTGTTTCGGAAAAGTAATCGGAGGCGGTTTGCCAGTGGGAGCTTTTGCTGCTCGATCAGCAATTATGAATCATTTGACACCTTTAGGGCCTGTGTATCAAGCTGGAACTTTGTCTGGAAATCCGTTGGCTATGGCAGCTGGATTAGCTATGTTACAAGCATTGAACGATGATGCCACTATTTTTCAACGATTGGAAGAAAAAACAGCGTATTTAGAAGCAGGAATTGATCGTGTTTTAACTGCTAATAATGTTGTGTTTACCATTAACCGAGTAGGTTCTATGATTTCGGTTCATTTTGATGCTGATCCTGTGGTTGATTTTCAATCGGCCGCAAAAGGCGATAATGAAACCTTTAAAAAATTCTTTCATGGTTTGTTGCGAGAAGGAATTTACATTGCCCCATCGGCTTATGAAACGTGGTTCATTACGGATGCGTTGACCTATGAGGATTTAGATTTTACGATTCAGGCAATTGATAAAGTAGCTAAAACATTATAA